A genomic stretch from Elusimicrobiota bacterium includes:
- the tsaE gene encoding tRNA (adenosine(37)-N6)-threonylcarbamoyltransferase complex ATPase subunit type 1 TsaE produces MGTKRLIRKSSNKKVFCSSSAGVTEKIAVVLSKVLPKKGNVVILFFGGLGYGKTTFIRGLVKGLGLNSGVASPTFKLVNVYKTRCRIVYHLDLYRLTTVDDVLSVGYEDIITSPHVVAIEWAEKFEDIYPKERIEVRLMYVSPEQRKVVVKTCGLMYNGLLTKLTSKLEVGKV; encoded by the coding sequence ATGGGTACGAAGCGTTTAATAAGAAAAAGTAGTAACAAAAAAGTTTTTTGTTCATCTTCTGCTGGTGTAACCGAAAAAATAGCGGTAGTACTATCTAAAGTGTTGCCAAAAAAGGGTAATGTCGTAATCCTTTTTTTTGGGGGGTTGGGGTATGGCAAGACAACGTTTATCCGGGGATTAGTGAAAGGTTTGGGGTTAAACTCCGGGGTTGCAAGCCCGACCTTCAAGCTTGTTAATGTATACAAAACCCGCTGCAGGATAGTATACCACCTTGACCTCTATAGGCTTACCACAGTGGATGATGTTTTGTCAGTAGGGTATGAAGATATTATTACATCCCCGCATGTTGTTGCTATTGAATGGGCGGAAAAGTTTGAGGATATTTATCCGAAGGAACGTATTGAAGTGCGGTTGATGTATGTATCGCCGGAACAAAGAAAAGTTGTGGTAAAAACCTGTGGGCTGATGTATAACGGGTTACTGACAAAGCTTACCTCTAAACTGGAAGTTGGGAAAGTATGA
- the tsaB gene encoding tRNA (adenosine(37)-N6)-threonylcarbamoyltransferase complex dimerization subunit type 1 TsaB translates to MTTNVVVLGIETAGSNCGIAVVKNGSVLKKSNIFAGQSHSAIIIPLITGLLKKTKLSLRKIDVIAVDAGPGSFTGLRIGVSIARMLAQGIGARAVGVGSLDALAYEQQQRGDCTTYICVPVINSIRCDVYYKTCILRKGKAAKVSRIKLQDINLACEDIIRSCNASGIKKVVFTGPGVGKYEDIIRNNMKALDVELHPCGYPRAESVAVIGSRYVFTYKNGFGYTALKPVYIQQPVAVERLKKLL, encoded by the coding sequence ATGACAACAAATGTTGTGGTATTGGGGATAGAAACCGCGGGGAGTAACTGCGGGATTGCCGTAGTGAAAAACGGGAGTGTGCTAAAAAAAAGTAATATTTTTGCCGGGCAAAGTCATAGCGCTATTATTATTCCGCTTATCACCGGATTATTGAAGAAAACAAAGTTATCTTTAAGAAAGATTGATGTTATTGCTGTCGATGCAGGCCCGGGAAGTTTTACGGGTTTACGTATTGGCGTTTCTATTGCGCGTATGCTTGCGCAGGGTATCGGTGCTCGTGCTGTGGGAGTAGGATCGCTTGATGCGTTGGCGTATGAACAACAACAGCGTGGGGACTGTACCACATATATTTGCGTACCTGTGATTAACAGTATACGCTGTGATGTATACTACAAAACGTGTATTCTCCGGAAGGGTAAGGCCGCTAAAGTATCAAGAATTAAATTACAGGATATTAACCTTGCATGTGAAGATATTATTAGAAGCTGTAATGCATCAGGGATAAAGAAGGTTGTGTTTACCGGTCCCGGGGTGGGGAAGTATGAGGATATTATCCGTAACAATATGAAAGCGTTGGATGTTGAACTTCACCCATGCGGGTATCCCCGTGCGGAAAGTGTTGCGGTTATCGGCAGCCGGTATGTTTTTACATATAAAAATGGTTTTGGGTATACCGCACTGAAACCTGTATATATTCAACAACCCGTAGCGGTCGAGAGGTTGAAAAAGTTACTTTGA
- the rimI gene encoding ribosomal protein S18-alanine N-acetyltransferase: MRNNDEVIRLSIEEELVFRRMELRDIDEVAVIESASFTSPWTRGMFESELGIGYSYFYVGILRVSGIERIDVVGYTGFWAVVNEGHILNFAVHPQYRRRRIGVNMINYTLTRMRGLGLNVAYLEVREGNTAAKVLYQIAGFIVTGLRKSYYSDGENAVVMKKEL, from the coding sequence TTGAGGAATAACGATGAGGTTATACGCTTATCCATAGAGGAAGAGTTGGTTTTCCGTAGGATGGAATTACGGGATATCGACGAGGTTGCGGTGATTGAAAGCGCGTCGTTTACCAGCCCGTGGACCCGCGGGATGTTTGAGTCTGAACTCGGGATCGGGTATTCTTATTTCTATGTCGGTATTTTACGGGTTAGCGGAATTGAACGTATCGATGTGGTGGGTTATACCGGTTTTTGGGCGGTGGTTAATGAAGGGCATATCCTTAATTTTGCGGTACACCCGCAGTACCGCCGGCGCCGTATCGGGGTTAATATGATAAACTATACGCTCACCCGTATGCGCGGGTTGGGGTTGAATGTTGCGTATCTTGAAGTACGGGAAGGTAATACTGCAGCAAAGGTGCTATATCAAATTGCGGGATTTATTGTTACGGGCTTACGTAAAAGTTATTATAGCGACGGTGAGAATGCTGTTGTTATGAAGAAGGAGTTGTAG